One stretch of Vicia villosa cultivar HV-30 ecotype Madison, WI unplaced genomic scaffold, Vvil1.0 ctg.001170F_1_1_3, whole genome shotgun sequence DNA includes these proteins:
- the LOC131633754 gene encoding 3-ketoacyl-CoA synthase 10-like produces the protein MATNERDMFSAEIVNRGIESSGPNAGSLTFSVRVRRRLPDFLQSVNLKYVKLGYHYLINHGVYLFTVPILLLVFSAEIGSLSKEDLWKKIWDDATYDLASVLSSLAVFVFTFTLYFMSKPRPIYLIDFACYQPDDELKVSRDQLIELARSSGKFDQESLDFQKRIVMSSGIGDETYIPKSIASSENTATMKEGRAEASMVMFGALDELFEKTGIRPKDVGVLVVNCSIFNPTPSLSAMIINHYKMRGNILSYNLGGMGCSAGIIAVDLARDILQSNPSNYAVVVSTEMVGFNWYQGKERSMLIPNCFFRMGCSAVLLSNRRRDYSRAKYRLEHIVRTHKGADDRSFRCVYQEEDDQKFKGIKISKDLIEIGGEALKTNITTLGPLVLPFSEQLIFFATLVWRNLFGGGKKSDKNSSSSSSLSTNKPYIPNYKLAFEHFCVHAASKAILDELQKNLELSDKNMEASRMTLHRFGNTSSSSIWYELAYMEAKEKVKRGDRVWQLAFGSGFKCNSAVWRSMGRVAKPTSRNPWLDCINAYPAQLN, from the exons atggCTACTAACGAACGTGACATGTTCTCCGCTGAGATTGTGAACCGTGGCATCGAATCCTCAGGTCCGAACGCCGGTTCATTGACGTTCTCCGTGAGGGTTCGAAGACGGTTACCGGACTTTCTTCAGTCTGTTAACCTTAAGTATGTCAAACTAGGTTACCATTATCTTATAAACCATGGTGTTTATTTGTTCACTGTGCCAATCCTACTTTTGGTGTTTAGTGCTGAGATTGGTAGTTTGAGTAAAGAAGATCTTTGGAAGAAGATTTGGGATGATGCAACCTATGATCTTGCTTCTGTTCTCTCTTCTCTTGCTGTTTTTGTTTTCACTTTTACTCTTTACTTCATGTCGAAGCCTCGTCCTATTTATCTCATTGATTTTGCTTGCTATCAACCAGATGATGAACTCAAG GTATCAAGGGACCAATTGATAGAGCTAGCAAGATCATCAGGAAAATTTGACCAAGAAAGTCTAGATTTTCAAAAAAGGATAGTAATGTCATCAGGAATAGGAGATGAAACCTACATTCCAAAATCAATAGCATCAAGTGAAAACACAGCAACAATGAAAGAAGGTAGAGCTGAAGCATCCATGGTTATGTTTGGAGCACTTGATGAACTCTTTGAGAAAACCGGAATTAGGCCAAAAGATGTTGGTGTTCTTGTAGTAAATTGCAGTATATTCAATCCAACACCATCACTATCAGCTATGATTATAAATCATTATAAGATGAGAGGAAATATTCTGAGTTATAATCTTGGTGGTATGGGATGTAGTGCTGGAATCATTGCTGTTGATTTGGCTAGGGATATTCTTCAATCTAACCCTAGTAACTATGCTGTTGTTGTGAGTACTGAAATGGTTGGATTCAATTGGTATCAAGGAAAAGAAAGATCTATGCTTATTCCTAATTGCTTCTTTCGTATGGGTTGCTCCGCGGTTTTGCTCTCTAATCGTCGTCGTGATTATAGCCGTGCGAAGTATCGTCTTGAACACATTGTCCGTACTCATAAAGGCGCCGATGATCGCAGTTTCAG GTGTGTGTACCAAGAGGAAGATGATCAAAAGTTCAAGGGAATTAAGATAAGCAAGGACTTGATCGAAATCGGCGGAGAAGCTTTGAAAACCAACATCACAACCCTAGGACCACTAGTCCTCCCATTTTCCGAGCAGCTTATTTTCTTTGCAACCCTAGTTTGGAGGAACTTATTTGGAGGAGGCAAAAAATCTGATAAgaactcatcatcatcatcctcattaTCAACAAACAAGCCCTACATTCCTAACTACAAACTCGCATTCGAGCATTTCTGCGTGCACGCTGCAAGCAAAGCGATCCTCGACGAGCTTCAAAAGAATCTCGAACTGAGTGACAAAAACATGGAGGCTTCAAGAATGACGCTGCACCGATTCGGCAACACTTCTAGCAGCAGCATTTGGTATGAACTTGCTTATATGGAAGCTAAGGAGAAGGTGAAAAGAGGAGACCGTGTTTGGCAGCTTGCATTTGGTTCTGGCTTCAAGTGTAACAGTGCTGTTTGGCGTTCAATGGGACGAGTTGCGAAACCTACTTCTAGGAACCCTTGGCTTGACTGCATCAATGCATATCCTGCTCAACTCAATTGA
- the LOC131633744 gene encoding protein WHAT'S THIS FACTOR 1 homolog, chloroplastic-like: MKALFNNVTETKTQILKPQNFVKSMRFGLPEIDSWRKSCCHSHWERWMTTSKRVQDRSKKKRVHELEVATEKWKITSKIIFLMELLKQEPEMVIPVRSLSHYRKQINLPKPHRISDFLRKTPKLFELYKDRNGVLWCGLTHKAEDLMEEHKRVVEENEDKAAEYVTRFLMMSVDKRLPLEKIAHFRRDFGLPMDFRTRWVNQYPQLFRVVKPSLEDVEFLELVSWKPEWAITEIEKKNMSETETSRTPGLLSLPFPLKFPSNFKRVHSYYGEKIKLFQGRSYLSPYADAKGLKPGSLEFDKRAVAVMHELLSFTVEKRLVTDHLTHFRWELVMPQKLMRLLLKHCGIFYVSERGKRFSVFLTEAYDGSELIEKSPLILWREKLLSLVGYRGRKKKFEAETESDEEGGDGLRLLQSDSDVEDLNVELEQKDTLEYKDPILEDDSEMDVGEIM; encoded by the coding sequence ATGAAAGCACTGTTTAACAATGTCACTGAAACAAAAACACAAATCCTTAAACCCCAAAACTTCGTGAAATCAATGCGTTTCGGATTACCAGAGATCGATTCATGGAGAAAAAGTTGCTGCCATTCGCATTGGGAACGATGGATGACAACAAGCAAACGAGTCCAAGACAGAAGCAAGAAGAAACGGGTTCACGAACTCGAAGTAGCAACCGAGAAGTGGAAGATAACCTCCAAAATCATCTTCCTAATGGAACTCCTCAAACAAGAACCAGAAATGGTTATTCCCGTTCGTTCCCTTTCTCATTACAGAAAACAAATCAACCTCCCCAAACCCCACAGAATCTCCGATTTTCTTCGCAAAACCCCGAAGCTTTTTGAGCTCTATAAGGATCGAAATGGTGTGTTGTGGTGTGGTTTGACGCATAAAGCTGAAGACTTGATGGAAGAACACAAAAGGGTCGTCGAGGAAAATGAGGATAAAGCTGCGGAGTATGTTACGAGGTTTCTTATGATGTCGGTTGATAAGCGGCTTCCGTTGGAGAAGATTGCGCATTTTAGAAGAGATTTTGGGTTGCCAATGGATTTTAGAACTCGTTGGGTGAATCAGTATCCTCAGCTTTTTCGTGTTGTGAAGCCTTCTCTTGAGGATGTTGAgttcttggagcttgtttcttgGAAGCCTGAATGGGCTATCACAGAGATTGAGAAGAAGAACATGTCGGAAACTGAAACTTCGCGCACCCCGGGTTTGCTTTCGTTACCATTTCCTTTgaaatttccttcaaattttaAGAGGGTGCATAGTTATTATGGAGAAAAGATAAAACTGTTTCAGGGTAGATCTTATTTGTCACCTTATGCTGATGCAAAGGGTTTAAAACCCGGGTCTTTAGAATTTGATAAAAGGGCTGTTGCTGTGATGCACGAGTTGCTTAGTTTTACAGTTGAGAAGAGGTTGGTGACAGATCACCTCACTCACTTTCGATGGGAGTTAGTTATGCCTCAGAAGTTGATGAGGCTTTTGCTTAAGCATTGTGGTATTTTTTATGTTTCGGAGAGAGGGAAGAGGTTTAGTGTGTTTTTGACTGAAGCTTATGACGGTTCGGAGCTTATTGAGAAATCTCCTTTGATTCTGTGGAGGGAGAAGCTTCTCAGTCTTGTTGGTTATAGAGGGAGGAAAAAGAAGTTTGAGGCGGAAACTGAGAGTGACGAGGAAGGTGGTGATGGTTTGCGTTTGCTTCAGAGTGATTCTGATGTGGAGGATTTGAATGTGGAGCTTGAGCAAAAGGATACCTTGGAGTACAAGGATCCTATACTCGAGGATGATTCTGAGATGGATGTTGGAGAGATCATGTGA